From the genome of Deltaproteobacteria bacterium:
TCATCCTGCGCTCCGCATCGCCGCCAACAGCCCAGAGACGGCGGTGTTCGCTGGCACCCGTGGGTATCCAGTCCTGGTTGCCGCCACCATCCATCCGTTCCCAGAGCTGCCGAACCATATCGCTATATATAGGGAAGCGTTCAACGCGGCAGGCCATCAGCATCTCCAACAGGACGTAGCAGTCGCATTCAAGTTATTCGTCACAGACAGTGCAGAACACGCGCGCACGGCAGTTGAGGACAGTACGATGCATTATTTTCAAACCGTGAGTCACCAAGCCAAGCTGGGACAACGGGACCAAAGTACGTCATATGCGTATCTTCGTGAGGTGCGACAACGGTTTGATACTGTCCAGTGGGATGATATTGACCGCACAATGGGCATCTATGGATCACCCGAGGCATGCATTCGTAAAATCACGGACGCTCATCGACTCTGTGGCATGAATCAGTTGATCAGCTGGTTCAATCCCGGTGGCCTGGTCCCACATAAACAGGTCCTCGCTAGCATGCGTCGTTTTGCGCACGAGGTGATGCCAGCAGTACAAGGGCTGTAGCGATAGCACCTGTTCTTGATTGGGGGTCTATTCTGGGTTAAGGAAGAGTACTGCAGCGGTCAATATCGTAGGGAAAGAGGGGGAACTCATGATCGAACTCGTGGTGAACGGCAAAACGCGGTCTGTCGATGTCAACCCAGACATGCCATTGTTGTGGGTACTGCGCGATGTTCTAGGTCTGACCGGCGCGAAATACGGCTGTGGTATGACACTGTGCGGTGCGTGTACAGTACATCTCGATGGTGAAGCAGTACGTGCATGTGTCCTCCCTACCTCGGCTGCAGTCGGCAAGAAGATTGTCACCATCGAAGGCCTCTCACCCAATGGCACCCACCCTGTGCAAAAGGCTTGGGTCGCTGAGCAAGTACCGCAATGTGGCTACTGCCAGCCCGGCATGGTGATGGCTGTGGCCGCACTCCTTAAGAAGAAACCGAAACCAAGCGACGCGGATATCGACGCTGAAGTAACCAACATCTGTCGCTGTGGCACCTATGCACGCATTCGCAAAGCGATTCATGCGGCAGCGGGCAAGGCCTAAGCTCTGTACAGCAATGTGAGCGAACATCGCGGGGGGGTTGTCACATAAAAAGATAGATTGTCACAAGGAGTAACTATGGTCTCCTCTCGTTCGTTATCTCGTCGTGCTTTTCTGGTTCGCAGCGCCGCCGTAAGTGGTGGGCTTATGGTCGGGGTGTGTTTCCCTAAAGCAGTGCTGGCCAAAAAGGCGCAGAAAGCAGCGGCTGCGCTCGGCCCAGAAGTGACCGCGTGGGTGCTCGTCAATCCCGACGACACGATCCTCATTCGCGTCGCCCGCACCGAGATGGGGCAGGGAAGCTTCACTGGTCTACCCATGCTCATTGCCGAAGAATTGGCCTGTGACTGGAAGCAAGTCCGTGCAGAGTATGCCTCTACGACCGAGCACTTGCGACGCGACCGCATTTATAAGGACATGTTAACCGGAGGGAGTCGATCGATTCGTGACAGCCATGAGTACCTGCGCAAGGCGGGCGCGGCCGCACGAACAATGTTGATCACTGCAGCAGCGCAGAAGTGGGGCGTGCCGCCAGCAGAATGTACCGCTGCGAGTGGTGTCATTACGCACGGCAGCAGTAAACGAACAGTGAAATTTGGTGCAGTGGCCAGTGATGCTGCCAAACTCGATATCCCGCAGGATGTTCCGCTCAAGGATTCACGAGAATGGAAGTTGATCGGCCAACCGGTGGCGCGGTTCGACATTCCAGACAAGGTCACCGGCAAGACAGCGTTCGCCATTGATACACAACTCCCTGGTCTGGTCTATGCGGCGATCGCCCAATGCCCTGTGTTCGGTGGCACGCTGAAGAGCGCAGCGGCGGACAAGATTTCTAGCAAGCCGGGAATCGTCAAAGTTGTACCGATGGACAACGCCGTCGCGGTCGTGGCTGAAGGCAGTTGGTGGCATGCGCAACAGGCGCTGAAGGAGCTACCGATCGAGTGGAACCTTGGTGACAACGCAAAGGTCAGTAGCGCCAGCATTATGGAATTTTTGCGCGGCGGAATCACTGCCAAAGAGGCGCCGGTGTCGCGGCAGGAAGGTGATATCGATAAGGCCTTTACCGCAGCGGCGAAAGTCGTGGAGGCAGAATACTATGCCCCGTATCTCGAACACGCCACTATGGAACCGCAGAATTGCACGGTGTACATCCTCGATGGTCGAGTGGAGGTATGGGCACCATCGCAGAATAGTGAGGCAACCGCAGCATTAACGGCGGAAGTCACTGAGATTCCGGTCAGCAAGGTTGAAGTCCACAAGGTCCATATCGGTGGTGGCTTTGGTCGTCGCGGTCTGGTACTCGATTTCGTTCGTCAGGCGGCAACGATCGCCAAAGCCGTCCCCGGCAAACCCGTGAAGCTCATCTGGTCGCGGGAGGAAGACATACAGCACGGATACTATCGACCGGTGGCGCTGGTAAAGATGCGCGCTGCTCTTGATGCCACGAATCAGCCTACAGCTTGGTATGTCCGACAGGCGGACCAGTCGATCTTCAACGCCGTGCGCCCGGAAGCGATCAAGAACGGGATCGATAGCATCGGCGTGCGAACGTTTTCGGATGCACCGTACGCGTTTCCCAACATTCGTATGGAATACGCGATGCGCAATACCCACGTACCTCCTGGCCCGTGGCGAGCAGTGGCCCATACCCATAATCCCTTCTTCCGCGAGTGTTTCATTGACGAACTCGCCGTAACTGCCGGTCAGGACCCATATCAGTTTCGCCGTAAGCTGTTAGCCAAAGCGACGAGAGATTTGGGGGTCCTTGATGCCGTGGCGAAAGCCGCGAATTGGGAGAAAGCACTTCCTGCAGGCGTGCACCGAGGCATTGCCGTCCAGGATGCGTACGGGAGCTATACTGCAGCGGTGGCTGAAGTGTCCGTTAGTGACAAGGGAGAATTAAAGATACAGCGGCTCGTGATTGGCCTTGATAGTGGGTACGTGGTGAACCCTGATTCTGTACGCGCGCAGGTAGAAGGGTGTGTTGTGTACGGCCTGACGGCGATCTTATACGGGGAGATCACGATCAAAGAAGGAAGAGTTGAGCAGTCTAATTTTCATGACTATCCGATGATGCGGATCGCTGAAATGCCAAAGGTGGAAGTGGTGCTCGCGCCGACTGGCGGTTTTTGGGGCGGAGCTGGTGAACCGCCACTCGCACCGCTGGCACCGGCGATTTGTAATGCCATTTTCGCGGCGACTGGCAAGCGGATTCGCTCGCTACCATTGAAACATCATGATTTGCGGAAGGCATGAGGCGTATCGGTAGCAGGACGATGACACACAAGGGCATGTCACGGCGAGAACTGCTCGGGGCCGCAATCGCTCCACTCTTTGTTTCAGGTCTCACACGGGAGATTGCGGCAGCAGACATCCCTCAACATATCCAGGCGCTTATCGTTGAGGCTACAGGAGGAGTGACACCGAGCCGAGGAAAAGTAAAGTTGACCTTGCCTGCGATTGCCGAGAGTGGGAATTCGGTGCCGCTCAAGCTGCAGGTTGATAGTCCCATGACCGCAGAGAGTTACGTGCGCAGCATTCACATTTTTTCAGCGCGGAACCCACGGCCGGTCATTGCGCGATTTCATCTCGGTCCGCAGTCCGGTCGAGCCGAAGTGAACACGCGCATTCGCCTTGCCGGGACCCAGGAGGTTTTCGCGCTAGCGATCATGAGTGATGCATCGGCGTGGCTCGGGTCCACAGGGGTGGTCGTAACCGCCGCGGCGTGTACAGATGAAAAACAGGAACAGCAGCGTAACGATCCCACCCCACGTACATAGGACGCCAGACAAGGGTTAGGTCGTGGCTAACGCTCGCATCCAAGTACCAGCGTCGCTCTCGCAAGGGGAAGTGTTTGAGGTACGAGTGCTCATCCGCCATCCGATGGAAACTGGCCTTCGCCATAATGACATCGGCCAATTGATCCCGCAGAATGTCATTCATCTCCTCACGTGCCGCTACAACGGAGTCGAAGTCTTCCGCGCCGAGTTGTTTCCAGGAGTCGCAGCCAATCCCTATGTATCATTCTTTACCACAGCCGTAGCATCGGGCGAACTAGAGGTCTCATGGACTGACGACGGCGGACAGACTGGTACCGAACGCGCTAGTGTCATGGTTCTGCCACGCTCATGAAAAACAGTTACGGCTGGCTCCAGGAGCTATCGATGCGATCATTGGGGCTCGCCCTCATCATCGTCATAGGACAGACGGCGCTTGCCTACGGGACCGATGCCACGCTCCGACGCACGATGGCTATCGCTCACGTCTGCACTGTGTGTCATGGCCCCGAGGGCCGCGGCACAGGGGCTATTCCGTCTGTGGTCGGACGCAACCAAGACGACTTGGGCGAACTATTGCGAGCATTTCGCGATGGCAGACGCAATGGAACGGTGATGCCTCGCTTGCTGCAAGGCGTATCAGAGAGCGAGATCGACGCGCTCGCCGCATATTTCGCCGCGCTCAAGCCACTGCCGAGGCGCAAATGATAACACGTCGGTCGTTTCTGCAGCTCGCGACGGGCGCGCTTGCCCCGAGTCTTCTGAGCAGTCGCAGTCAGGCTCAGGCGAAAGCGAGAGTGGTCGTGGTTGGGGGTGGCTTTGGCGGCGCGACATGCGCGAAGTATT
Proteins encoded in this window:
- a CDS encoding LLM class flavin-dependent oxidoreductase; amino-acid sequence: MKFGLFYQLPCGPSQNEVTRYHETIEQIAYADELGFDVAWLAELHFNRPFSIMPAPLLMATAIAQHTKRIRLGTGVTLLSLHHPLRAAEDAATVDILTNGRLEFGIGRGTIALHFQGFNVSRDESRERFEEALTIILNAWTQKSCQFSGKYFEIPETSVVPKPLQKPHPALRIAANSPETAVFAGTRGYPVLVAATIHPFPELPNHIAIYREAFNAAGHQHLQQDVAVAFKLFVTDSAEHARTAVEDSTMHYFQTVSHQAKLGQRDQSTSYAYLREVRQRFDTVQWDDIDRTMGIYGSPEACIRKITDAHRLCGMNQLISWFNPGGLVPHKQVLASMRRFAHEVMPAVQGL
- a CDS encoding (2Fe-2S)-binding protein, which gives rise to MIELVVNGKTRSVDVNPDMPLLWVLRDVLGLTGAKYGCGMTLCGACTVHLDGEAVRACVLPTSAAVGKKIVTIEGLSPNGTHPVQKAWVAEQVPQCGYCQPGMVMAVAALLKKKPKPSDADIDAEVTNICRCGTYARIRKAIHAAAGKA
- a CDS encoding xanthine dehydrogenase family protein molybdopterin-binding subunit; this encodes MVSSRSLSRRAFLVRSAAVSGGLMVGVCFPKAVLAKKAQKAAAALGPEVTAWVLVNPDDTILIRVARTEMGQGSFTGLPMLIAEELACDWKQVRAEYASTTEHLRRDRIYKDMLTGGSRSIRDSHEYLRKAGAAARTMLITAAAQKWGVPPAECTAASGVITHGSSKRTVKFGAVASDAAKLDIPQDVPLKDSREWKLIGQPVARFDIPDKVTGKTAFAIDTQLPGLVYAAIAQCPVFGGTLKSAAADKISSKPGIVKVVPMDNAVAVVAEGSWWHAQQALKELPIEWNLGDNAKVSSASIMEFLRGGITAKEAPVSRQEGDIDKAFTAAAKVVEAEYYAPYLEHATMEPQNCTVYILDGRVEVWAPSQNSEATAALTAEVTEIPVSKVEVHKVHIGGGFGRRGLVLDFVRQAATIAKAVPGKPVKLIWSREEDIQHGYYRPVALVKMRAALDATNQPTAWYVRQADQSIFNAVRPEAIKNGIDSIGVRTFSDAPYAFPNIRMEYAMRNTHVPPGPWRAVAHTHNPFFRECFIDELAVTAGQDPYQFRRKLLAKATRDLGVLDAVAKAANWEKALPAGVHRGIAVQDAYGSYTAAVAEVSVSDKGELKIQRLVIGLDSGYVVNPDSVRAQVEGCVVYGLTAILYGEITIKEGRVEQSNFHDYPMMRIAEMPKVEVVLAPTGGFWGGAGEPPLAPLAPAICNAIFAATGKRIRSLPLKHHDLRKA
- a CDS encoding sulfur oxidation protein SoxY (with SoxZ catalyzes the oxidation of sulfur compounds) — its product is MTHKGMSRRELLGAAIAPLFVSGLTREIAAADIPQHIQALIVEATGGVTPSRGKVKLTLPAIAESGNSVPLKLQVDSPMTAESYVRSIHIFSARNPRPVIARFHLGPQSGRAEVNTRIRLAGTQEVFALAIMSDASAWLGSTGVVVTAAACTDEKQEQQRNDPTPRT
- a CDS encoding thiosulfate oxidation carrier complex protein SoxZ; its protein translation is METGLRHNDIGQLIPQNVIHLLTCRYNGVEVFRAELFPGVAANPYVSFFTTAVASGELEVSWTDDGGQTGTERASVMVLPRS
- a CDS encoding sulfide dehydrogenase, with the translated sequence MKNSYGWLQELSMRSLGLALIIVIGQTALAYGTDATLRRTMAIAHVCTVCHGPEGRGTGAIPSVVGRNQDDLGELLRAFRDGRRNGTVMPRLLQGVSESEIDALAAYFAALKPLPRRK